From a region of the Gordonia sp. PP30 genome:
- a CDS encoding citrate synthase, whose translation MSADRATTDEQATGTFTYPGGSIDLSILKATEGSDSVALGPFLSKTGMTTFDGGFVNTAATKSAITYIDGDEGILRYRGIPIDQLAERSTFIEVSYLLIYGELPTTDQLEAFTDKIRRHTLLHEDLKRFFDGFPRNAHPMPVVSSAANALSAYYPDSLDPKDPEQVELSTIRLLAKLPTIAAYAYKKSVGQPFLYPDNSYGLVENFLRMTFGFPAEPYEVNPDVAKALDMLFILHADHEQNCSTSTVRLVGSSQANLFTSVSAGINALWGPLHGGANQAVLEMLEGIQASGGDTAAFMNKVKNKEDGVKLMGFGHRVYKNYDPRAAIVKKTADQILASLGVQDELLDIAKGLEEVALHDDYFIERKLYPNVDFYTGVIYRAMGFPTRMFTVLFALGRLPGWIAHWREMHADPATKIGRPRQLYTGYTERDYTPMENR comes from the coding sequence GTGTCCGCGGATAGAGCAACGACCGATGAACAGGCGACCGGTACCTTCACGTACCCCGGCGGGTCCATCGACCTGTCGATCCTGAAGGCGACCGAGGGCAGCGACTCGGTCGCACTCGGCCCGTTCCTGTCGAAGACCGGGATGACCACGTTCGACGGTGGTTTCGTCAACACGGCGGCCACCAAGTCGGCCATCACCTACATCGACGGCGACGAGGGGATCCTGCGCTACCGCGGCATCCCGATCGACCAGCTCGCCGAGCGGTCGACGTTCATCGAGGTCAGCTACCTCCTGATCTACGGCGAGCTGCCGACAACCGATCAACTCGAGGCGTTCACCGACAAGATCCGCCGGCATACGCTGCTGCACGAGGATCTCAAGCGCTTCTTCGACGGCTTCCCGCGCAACGCGCACCCGATGCCCGTCGTCTCGTCGGCGGCCAACGCGCTCTCGGCCTACTACCCGGATTCGCTCGATCCCAAGGATCCCGAGCAGGTGGAGCTGTCCACCATCCGGCTGCTGGCCAAGCTGCCGACCATCGCGGCCTACGCCTACAAGAAGTCGGTCGGCCAGCCGTTCCTCTACCCGGACAACTCCTACGGTCTGGTCGAGAACTTCCTGCGCATGACCTTCGGCTTCCCGGCCGAGCCCTACGAGGTCAATCCGGACGTCGCCAAGGCGCTCGACATGCTGTTCATCCTGCACGCCGACCACGAGCAGAACTGCTCGACGTCGACCGTGCGCCTGGTCGGCTCCTCGCAGGCCAACCTCTTCACCTCGGTCTCGGCCGGCATCAACGCCCTGTGGGGCCCGCTGCACGGCGGCGCCAACCAGGCGGTCCTGGAGATGCTCGAAGGCATCCAGGCCTCCGGCGGCGACACCGCGGCCTTCATGAACAAGGTGAAGAACAAGGAAGACGGTGTGAAGCTCATGGGCTTCGGGCACCGCGTCTACAAGAACTACGATCCGCGCGCGGCGATCGTCAAGAAGACCGCCGATCAGATCCTCGCCTCCCTCGGCGTTCAGGACGAGCTCCTGGACATCGCGAAGGGCCTGGAAGAGGTCGCGCTGCACGACGACTACTTCATCGAGCGCAAGCTGTACCCGAACGTCGACTTCTACACCGGCGTCATCTACCGGGCCATGGGCTTCCCGACCCGCATGTTCACCGTGCTGTTCGCGCTCGGCCGCCTGCCCGGCTGGATCGCGCACTGGCGCGAGATGCACGCCGACCCGGCCACCAAGATCGGCCGCCCGCGTCAGCTGTACACCGGATACACCGAGCGCGACTACACCCCGATGGAGAACCGCTGA
- a CDS encoding D-arabinono-1,4-lactone oxidase, with the protein MLPVTAHATWSNWGRTAHATPTRLIAPHSADELAADVAAAAGRGEKVKPVGAGHSFTEIAVAPQIQISMAGLGGLRDVDTARKRVTLGAGTHLHQIPALLEPHGLAMANLGDIDRQTISGATSTGTHGTGLRFGGISTQIVGARLVDGHGALHEIGEDHPDLPAVALGLGALGVLTDLTVQCVDAFALRAHEAPGTADETIDGFLDRVAEHDHYEFYWFPHTSRTLTKTNTRLPADTPAEGPGSVRRYIDDELLSNGVYGAMVALAARVPRVAPGFNQIAGRVLSERTYTDRSDRVFVSSRSVRFREMEYAIGLDAVPEALRELRAMINRRRYRVSFPVEVRAAAADDLFLSTASGRTSGYIAVHRYYRDDPASAAQYFRDAEEIFLAHGGRPHWGKMHTRDADYLRGVYPRFDDFLAVRDRYDPDRTFANPYLRHVLGA; encoded by the coding sequence GTGCTTCCTGTGACCGCCCACGCCACCTGGTCCAATTGGGGCCGCACCGCCCACGCCACCCCGACCCGGCTGATCGCGCCGCACAGCGCCGACGAACTGGCCGCCGACGTCGCCGCCGCCGCCGGACGCGGCGAGAAGGTGAAGCCGGTCGGCGCCGGACACAGCTTCACCGAGATCGCGGTGGCCCCGCAGATCCAGATCAGCATGGCCGGCCTCGGCGGGCTGCGCGACGTCGACACCGCCCGCAAGCGGGTCACGCTGGGTGCCGGCACGCACCTGCATCAGATCCCGGCGCTGCTGGAGCCGCACGGGCTGGCCATGGCCAATCTCGGTGACATCGACCGGCAGACCATCTCCGGGGCGACGTCGACCGGCACGCACGGGACCGGACTGCGCTTCGGCGGCATCAGCACGCAGATCGTCGGGGCCCGGCTGGTCGACGGTCACGGCGCGCTCCACGAGATCGGCGAGGACCACCCGGACCTGCCGGCCGTCGCCCTCGGCCTCGGCGCCCTCGGTGTGCTGACCGACCTCACGGTGCAGTGCGTCGACGCCTTCGCGCTGCGCGCCCACGAGGCGCCGGGCACCGCCGACGAGACCATCGACGGCTTTCTCGACCGCGTCGCCGAGCACGACCACTACGAGTTCTACTGGTTCCCGCACACCAGCCGAACCCTCACCAAGACCAACACCCGGCTGCCCGCCGACACCCCCGCCGAAGGTCCCGGCAGCGTACGCCGGTACATCGACGACGAGCTGCTCTCCAACGGCGTCTACGGCGCGATGGTGGCGCTGGCCGCGCGGGTCCCGCGGGTGGCGCCCGGTTTCAATCAGATCGCCGGGCGGGTGCTGTCGGAGCGCACGTACACCGACCGCAGCGACCGTGTCTTCGTGTCCTCACGCTCGGTCCGCTTCCGGGAGATGGAGTACGCGATCGGGCTGGACGCCGTCCCGGAGGCGCTGCGCGAGCTGCGCGCGATGATCAACCGCCGCCGCTACCGGGTGAGCTTCCCGGTCGAGGTACGGGCCGCCGCCGCGGACGATCTCTTCCTCTCCACCGCCTCCGGCCGCACCTCCGGATACATCGCGGTGCACCGTTACTACCGGGACGATCCGGCGTCGGCGGCACAGTATTTCCGCGACGCCGAGGAGATATTCCTGGCGCACGGCGGCCGCCCGCACTGGGGCAAGATGCACACCCGCGACGCGGACTACCTGCGCGGCGTCTACCCGCGGTTCGACGACTTCCTCGCGGTCCGCGACCGCTACGACCCGGACCGGACGTTCGCCAACCCGTATCTGCGGCACGTCCTGGGCGCGTAG
- a CDS encoding FKBP-type peptidyl-prolyl cis-trans isomerase, whose protein sequence is MSTKPEVEFPEGPAPAELQITDLIIGDGAEAVPGGMVDVHYVGVEYDTGEEFDSSWDRGQSANFPLGALIQGWQEGIPGMKVGGRRRLVVPPELAYGPAGGGHRLSGKTLIFVIDLLGA, encoded by the coding sequence ATGAGCACCAAACCCGAAGTCGAATTCCCGGAGGGCCCGGCCCCGGCCGAGCTGCAGATCACAGATCTGATCATCGGCGACGGCGCCGAGGCCGTCCCCGGCGGCATGGTCGACGTCCACTACGTCGGCGTCGAGTACGACACCGGCGAGGAGTTCGACTCGTCGTGGGATCGCGGCCAGAGCGCCAACTTCCCGCTCGGCGCGCTGATCCAGGGCTGGCAGGAAGGCATCCCCGGCATGAAGGTCGGCGGACGCCGCCGCCTGGTGGTTCCGCCGGAACTGGCCTACGGACCAGCGGGCGGGGGTCACCGCCTGTCCGGCAAGACGCTGATCTTCGTGATCGACCTTCTCGGCGCCTGA
- a CDS encoding enoyl-CoA hydratase: MIVSSTTGAVTTIELARPEKRNALNHQMVDDLSAAFTAAVDGGARAIVLTGRGEVFSAGADLSGPVYEKGFLDKLIALNAQIEATAVPVIAALNGAALGAGLQLSVAADLRVMDPGALAGIPAARIGVAVDEWTIRRLVSLVGAGQAAGMLFGCEPLTADRAHALGFANRIGDLADAQHWAAQIAELAPLTLAHYKLVLKGDGARDEAPADRVAAMMAAWESEDVQEARAARTEKRPPVFTGR, translated from the coding sequence ATGATCGTGAGCAGCACCACCGGGGCCGTGACCACCATCGAGCTGGCGCGTCCGGAGAAGCGCAACGCCCTCAACCACCAGATGGTCGACGACCTGTCCGCGGCGTTCACGGCGGCGGTCGACGGCGGTGCCCGGGCCATCGTGCTGACCGGGCGCGGCGAGGTCTTCAGCGCCGGGGCGGATCTGTCCGGCCCGGTCTACGAGAAGGGCTTCCTGGACAAGCTGATCGCTCTGAACGCGCAGATCGAGGCCACCGCAGTGCCGGTGATCGCCGCGCTCAACGGCGCGGCGCTGGGCGCCGGCCTGCAACTCTCCGTCGCCGCCGACCTGCGCGTGATGGACCCGGGCGCGCTCGCCGGGATCCCGGCGGCCCGGATCGGCGTCGCCGTCGACGAGTGGACCATCCGCCGGCTGGTGTCCCTGGTCGGGGCGGGCCAGGCCGCGGGCATGCTGTTCGGCTGTGAGCCGCTCACCGCTGATCGCGCGCACGCCCTCGGCTTCGCCAATCGGATCGGCGACCTCGCGGACGCTCAGCACTGGGCGGCCCAGATCGCCGAGCTGGCCCCGCTGACCCTGGCGCACTACAAGCTGGTCCTCAAGGGCGACGGCGCCCGCGACGAGGCCCCCGCCGACCGCGTCGCCGCGATGATGGCCGCCTGGGAGAGCGAGGACGTCCAGGAGGCCCGCGCCGCCCGCACCGAGAAGCGCCCCCCGGTCTTCACCGGTCGCTGA